The proteins below come from a single Gloeocapsa sp. DLM2.Bin57 genomic window:
- the rsmA gene encoding 16S rRNA (adenine(1518)-N(6)/adenine(1519)-N(6))-dimethyltransferase RsmA gives MQRTRKRFAQHWLKSEAILDQIIAASNLCQDDVVLEIGPGTGILTSRLLAKVSAVIAVELDRDLCIKLSKRFSNQDHFHLLEGDILQLDYHNYPINKVVANIPYNITGPILAKLLGTISQPAGENYDLIVLLVQKEVADRLLAQPGTKAFGGLSVRIQYLADCRLVCQVPAKAFYPPPKVDSAVVSLSPRTFPLVANNPQHLGTILQLGFANRRKMLRNNLKSLVEVDQLSEILTTLQLNPQARAEELSLSNWIQLSNYLQN, from the coding sequence ATGCAACGAACTCGCAAACGTTTTGCTCAACATTGGTTAAAAAGTGAAGCAATACTGGATCAGATTATTGCAGCTTCTAACTTATGTCAAGATGATGTAGTCTTAGAAATAGGACCAGGTACAGGTATTTTGACTAGTCGTTTATTAGCTAAAGTCTCAGCTGTAATCGCTGTAGAACTCGATCGCGACTTATGTATTAAGTTAAGTAAACGATTTAGTAATCAAGATCATTTTCATCTGCTTGAAGGTGATATCCTGCAACTAGATTATCATAATTACCCCATTAATAAAGTAGTAGCTAATATACCCTACAATATCACAGGTCCGATTTTAGCAAAACTCTTAGGGACGATTAGTCAACCTGCTGGAGAAAATTATGATTTAATCGTACTTTTAGTCCAAAAAGAAGTAGCCGATCGCCTTTTAGCTCAACCAGGAACTAAAGCTTTTGGGGGTTTATCGGTACGTATTCAATATTTAGCCGATTGTCGATTAGTTTGTCAAGTTCCTGCTAAGGCTTTTTATCCACCACCCAAGGTTGACTCAGCGGTAGTGAGTTTATCTCCTCGTACTTTTCCTTTAGTAGCCAATAATCCCCAACATTTAGGAACAATTTTACAATTAGGGTTCGCTAATCGTCGTAAAATGTTACGCAATAATCTTAAATCTTTAGTAGAGGTAGATCAACTCAGTGAAATTTTAACCACATTGCAGTTAAATCCTCAAGCTAGGGCTGAAGAGTTAAGCTTATCTAACTGGATACAATTGAGTAATTATCTACAAAACTAG
- a CDS encoding class I SAM-dependent methyltransferase: METKLKPDWAGEDWLSQFVNVLINTKPIYALMRHQARQVMITTAEKKGIPWRQSCQAISATGVESSLDSVTNPEVVYPDYYRVPFHAYPEGNLCWLAALEAPSATYAMALRVWKEEDLTWEAAHNRLRDNFYQVLSQYTTNPVTRLLDLGCSVGISTRTLHNHYQSLQDQPIETIGLDLSPYMLAVAKTLDTDHSISQWCHSLAEKTPFADNSFDVITIQYTIHELPNEATRAIFTEARRILKPGGCLGIVDNNPRSPVIQNLPPALFVLMKSTEPWTDEYYTFDVEANLEAVGFHHETTVSVDPRHRAIIAIKI, translated from the coding sequence ATGGAAACAAAATTAAAACCAGATTGGGCGGGAGAAGATTGGTTATCCCAATTCGTCAATGTCTTAATTAACACTAAACCAATTTACGCACTGATGAGACACCAAGCTAGACAGGTGATGATTACAACCGCTGAGAAAAAAGGTATCCCCTGGCGTCAAAGTTGTCAAGCTATCTCAGCTACTGGGGTGGAATCTAGCCTAGATAGCGTTACCAATCCAGAGGTTGTTTATCCTGATTATTATCGCGTTCCCTTCCACGCTTATCCCGAAGGTAATCTCTGTTGGCTAGCTGCTTTAGAAGCCCCTTCGGCTACCTATGCTATGGCTTTACGCGTCTGGAAGGAAGAGGATTTAACCTGGGAAGCTGCCCATAATCGCTTACGAGATAATTTTTATCAAGTTTTGAGTCAATACACAACCAATCCGGTGACTCGTCTTTTAGATTTGGGCTGTTCTGTAGGTATTTCTACTCGTACCCTCCACAACCATTATCAATCCTTACAGGATCAACCTATAGAAACTATCGGGTTGGATTTATCCCCTTATATGTTAGCAGTGGCTAAAACTCTCGACACCGATCATAGTATCTCTCAATGGTGTCATAGTCTCGCGGAAAAAACCCCTTTTGCTGATAATAGCTTTGATGTGATAACTATACAATACACCATACACGAGTTACCTAACGAAGCTACTCGGGCTATCTTTACAGAAGCCAGAAGAATTCTTAAACCAGGTGGTTGTCTAGGTATCGTTGATAATAACCCGCGATCGCCTGTTATCCAAAACCTACCTCCTGCTTTATTCGTGTTGATGAAAAGTACTGAACCCTGGACCGATGAATACTATACTTTTGATGTGGAAGCTAATTTAGAAGCGGTGGGTTTCCATCATGAAACCACCGTCTCCGTTGATCCTCGTCATCGCGCCATTATAGCTATAAAAATCTAA
- a CDS encoding DUF3593 domain-containing protein translates to MWCSDTPIDSNLANIDWLHGGAEFFLTVSNLVVVLGFSQAILRIKNKS, encoded by the coding sequence GTGTGGTGTAGTGATACACCCATCGACTCTAACTTAGCTAATATAGATTGGTTACACGGAGGCGCAGAATTTTTTCTGACTGTCTCTAATTTAGTAGTTGTTTTAGGTTTTAGTCAGGCGATTTTACGAATTAAAAATAAATCATAG
- the ltrA gene encoding group II intron reverse transcriptase/maturase, giving the protein MTKTENVVRDIDWEWANVDWRKVQTTVFRLQKRIYKASRCGNVRKVRKLQKTLMRSWSAKVLAVRQVSQDNRGKKTAGVDGVKSLSREARVKLVGQLKLTGKSKATRRVWIPKPGKTEKRPLGIPTMYDRALQALVKLALEPEWEAKFEPSSYGFRPGRSCQDAIKHIKDAVKGAEKYVLDADIAKCFDRINHNALLDKTGYKGLLRQQIKAWLKSGVLDQGVFSKTEMGTPQGGVISPLLANIALDGIERMLKKYAENAKGWKSPGGHNLSREGRVWSLTFVRYADDFVVLHRNKEVVLECKELISSWLLDIGLELKPEKTRLAHTVYPERSEDGEAGFNFLGFHIRGYEMSKHKCARNTKSVPLGWRVLIHPTKEKIANHMKGIERVIKALRKAPQAALIKELNPKIRGWRQYYRHSDTKSMGILSKCDSMLYEKLRGWAVSKGSKENFYKKYWQKIDGRKVFSTREGEVRYKLETYNPKGEHHSSVDYIKVRGDKSPYDGDWKYWATRRGQYPETPNKVAKLLQRQKGRCTWCGLYFKDGDILEVDHIKPKSKGGGHGLKNLQLLHGHCHDEKTKQDQKRWLKEYIEEGHWN; this is encoded by the coding sequence ATGACTAAAACAGAAAATGTGGTAAGAGACATTGATTGGGAATGGGCTAATGTCGATTGGCGGAAAGTTCAAACTACAGTGTTTCGCCTCCAAAAGAGAATATACAAAGCTTCACGTTGTGGTAATGTCCGTAAAGTAAGGAAACTCCAGAAAACGCTGATGAGATCTTGGTCGGCTAAGGTGTTAGCTGTCAGACAGGTATCGCAAGATAATCGAGGGAAGAAAACGGCAGGTGTGGATGGTGTTAAATCGTTGTCCCGAGAAGCTCGTGTGAAACTCGTAGGTCAATTAAAGTTAACTGGGAAATCAAAAGCTACGCGCAGAGTGTGGATACCAAAACCCGGAAAGACAGAGAAGAGACCATTGGGAATACCAACAATGTATGATAGAGCACTCCAGGCACTGGTAAAATTAGCCTTAGAACCTGAATGGGAGGCAAAATTCGAGCCTTCCAGTTATGGGTTTAGACCAGGAAGGTCTTGTCAAGATGCGATAAAACACATAAAAGATGCAGTAAAAGGAGCAGAGAAATATGTTCTAGATGCTGACATAGCGAAATGTTTTGACCGCATAAACCATAATGCCCTACTAGATAAAACAGGTTATAAAGGTTTGTTAAGGCAACAAATTAAAGCCTGGTTAAAATCTGGTGTATTAGACCAAGGGGTATTTTCTAAGACAGAAATGGGAACTCCTCAAGGTGGTGTTATAAGCCCTTTATTAGCAAACATAGCTCTAGATGGGATTGAAAGAATGCTAAAAAAATATGCAGAAAATGCAAAAGGGTGGAAATCACCTGGAGGACATAACCTTAGTAGAGAAGGCAGAGTATGGTCATTAACATTCGTAAGATATGCGGATGACTTTGTTGTACTACATAGGAATAAAGAGGTTGTCTTGGAATGTAAGGAATTAATATCCTCATGGTTACTTGACATAGGACTTGAACTAAAACCTGAAAAGACACGGCTAGCACACACTGTTTATCCTGAACGAAGTGAAGATGGAGAGGCAGGTTTCAATTTTCTAGGATTCCATATACGTGGATACGAGATGAGTAAACATAAGTGTGCAAGAAATACGAAAAGTGTTCCCCTCGGGTGGAGAGTACTCATTCATCCGACCAAAGAGAAAATAGCGAATCATATGAAGGGGATAGAAAGAGTAATTAAAGCTCTAAGAAAAGCCCCACAAGCTGCTCTAATTAAGGAGTTAAATCCGAAAATAAGAGGGTGGAGGCAGTATTACAGACATAGTGATACAAAAAGTATGGGGATACTCTCAAAATGTGATAGTATGTTGTATGAAAAACTCAGAGGTTGGGCAGTATCGAAGGGATCGAAAGAAAACTTCTATAAAAAATACTGGCAGAAGATAGATGGAAGAAAGGTATTTTCGACCAGAGAAGGAGAAGTTAGGTATAAGTTGGAAACCTATAACCCTAAAGGTGAACATCATTCAAGTGTTGACTATATAAAGGTTAGGGGAGATAAAAGTCCTTACGATGGAGATTGGAAGTACTGGGCTACGCGAAGAGGTCAATATCCTGAAACTCCGAATAAGGTTGCGAAACTGTTACAAAGACAGAAGGGTAGATGTACTTGGTGTGGTTTATATTTCAAAGATGGAGATATATTGGAAGTTGATCATATTAAGCCAAAATCGAAAGGTGGAGGTCATGGTTTGAAAAACTTACAACTACTGCATGGACATTGTCATGATGAAAAAACAAAACAGGATCAAAAAAGATGGCTAAAAGAGTACATCGAGGAAGGTCACTGGAACTGA
- a CDS encoding DUF3593 domain-containing protein: MSPETLFAVSLFPYLGFLWFLTKSETTPRLALIGFYLLLLFVAITIPAGIYSKVHYNDSVRFV, from the coding sequence ATTTCTCCAGAGACTCTTTTTGCTGTGTCTTTATTCCCCTACTTGGGGTTTCTTTGGTTTCTAACGAAATCCGAGACAACCCCTCGTTTAGCCTTAATTGGCTTTTATCTATTGTTATTATTTGTGGCGATTACTATTCCCGCGGGGATTTATAGTAAAGTTCACTATAACGATTCTGTGCGATTCGTTTAG